A genomic window from Gossypium hirsutum isolate 1008001.06 chromosome D12, Gossypium_hirsutum_v2.1, whole genome shotgun sequence includes:
- the LOC107945015 gene encoding coatomer subunit alpha-1 isoform X1 has translation MLTKFETKSNRVKGLSFHTKRPWLLASLHSGVIQLWDYRMGTLIDRFDEHDGPVRGVHFHMSQPLFVSGGDDYKIKVWNYKLHRCLFTLLGHLDYIRTVQFHHEHPWIVSASDDQTIRIWNWQSRTCISVLTGHNHYVMCASFHPKEDLVVSASLDQTVRVWDIGSLKKKTASPADDILRLSHMNTDLFGGVDAVVKYVLEGHDRGVNWAAFHPTLPLIVSGADDRQVKLWRMNDTKAWEVDTLRGHVNNVSCVMFHAKQDIIVSNSEDKSIRVWDVTKRTGLQTFRREHDRFWILAVHPEMNILAAGHDSGMIVFKLERERPAFAVSGDSLFYAKDRFIRNFDFPTQREAQVIPIRRPGSTSLNQSPRTLSYSPTENAVLICSDVDGGSYELYVIPKDSFGRGDGSLEARKGVGSSAIFVARNRFAVLDKGNNQVLVKNLKNEVVKKSGLPVPTDAIFYAGTGSLLCRSEDRVVIFDLQQRLVLGDLQTPFVKYVVWSNDMESVALLSKHSIIITNKKLVHKCTLHETIRVKSGAWDENGVFIYTTLNHIKYCLPNGDSGIIRTLEVPIYITKVSGNTIFCLDRDGKNKSVVIDATEYIFKLSLLRKRYDHVMNMIRNSQLCGEAMIAYLQQKGFPEVALHFVKDEKTRFNLALESGNIQIAVASAKEIDDKDHWYRLGVEALRQGNAAIVEYAYQRTKNFERLSFLYLVNGNLEKLSKMLKIAEVKNDVMGQFHNALYLGDIQERVKILENAGHLPLAYITASVHGLQDVAERLAAELGDDVPPLPVDKNPSLLIPPTPVMCGGDWPLLRVMKGIFDGGFDGGRGAVDEEEEGAEGDWGEDLDVVDGLRIGDVSAILEDGEVAEENEEGGWDLEDLELPAEVETPKVSGNARSSIFVAPTPGMPVSQIWIQRSSLAAEHVAAGNFDAAMRLLSRQLGIRNFAPLKSMFLDLYTGSHSYLHALTSAPVVPLAVERGWSESAAPNVRCPPSLVFNFSQLNDKLKAGYKATTAGKFTDALRLFLSILHTVPLIVVESGREVDEVKELIIIAKEYVLGLQMELKRREMKDNPVRQQELAAYFTHCNLQLPHLRLALLNAMTICYKAKNLATAGNFARRLLETNPTNENQAKTARQVLQAAERKMTDASQLNYDFRNPFVTCGATYVPIYRGQMDVSCPYCTARFVPSRDGQLCAVCDIAVVGADASGLLCSPSQIRNQIR, from the exons atgttgaccAAGTTTGAGACGAAGAGTAATAGAGTGAAGGGACTGAGTTTCCATACTAAGAGGCCTTGGCTCTTAGCCAGTCTCCATAGTGGTGTTATCCAATTATGGGACTATCGAATGGGGACTCTGATTGATCGATTCGACGAACACGATGGCCCTGTTCGTGGCGTCCATTTCCACATGTCCCAGCCTTTGTTTGTCTCTGGAG GGGATGACTACAAGATAAAGGTCTGGAATTACAAGTTACATAGATGTCTCTTCACCCTTCTTGGACATCTGGATTACATTCGTACTGTGCAATTTCATCATGAGCATCCATGGATTGTGAGTGCTAGTGATGATCAGACTATTCGCATATGGAACTGGCAGTCACGAACTTGTATCTCTGTGTTGACTGGTCATAATCATTATGTTATGTGTGCCTCATTCCATCCTAAAGAAGACCTGGTTGTGTCAGCCTCCCTTGATCAGACTGTTCGAGTTTGGGATATTGGTTCCTTGAAAAAGAAGACGGCTTCTCCAGCAGATGATATCTTAAGGTTGAGTCATATGAACACAGATCTTTTTGGTGGTGTTGATGCAGTTGTTAAGTATGTGTTGGAAGGTCATGACCGAGGTGTGAATTGGGCTGCATTTCATCCCACCTTACCTTTAATAGTCTCTGGAGCAGATGATCGCCAAGTTAAGTTGTGGCGTATGAATG ATACAAAGGCTTGGGAGGTGGATACCTTGAGAGGGCACGTGAATAACGTGTCATGTGTTATGTTCCATGCCAAGCAAGACATCATTGTATCTAACTCTGAGGATAAAAGCATTCGTGTATGGGATGTAACAAAGCGAACTGGACTTCAAACTTTCCGTCGAGAACATGACAGATTCTGGATTCTTGCTGTTCATCCTGAGATGAATATTTTGGCAGCTGGACATGACAGTGGCATGATTGTATTTAAGCTAGAGAGAGAGCGTCCTGCGTTTGCAGTGAGTGGGGATTCTCTGTTTTATGCCAAGGATAGGTTTATAAGGAATTTTGACTTTCCAACTCAAAGAGAGGCACAGGTAATTCCAATTCGACGTCCTGGTTCCACAAGTCTGAATCAAAGTCCAAGAACTCTGTCTTATAGTCCTACAGAAAATGCTGTCCTTATCTGCTCAGATGTGGATGGAGGATCGTATGAGTTGTATGTGATACCAAAAGACAGCTTTGGTAGGGGTGACGGTTCGCTGGAGGCAAGGAAAGGTGTTGGCAGTTCTGCTATATTTGTGGCACGGAACCGGTTTGCTGTGCTTGACAAAGGCAACAACCAAGTTCTAGTCAAGAATCTTAAAAATGAAGTGGTGAAAAAGAGTGGCCTCCCGGTACCTACGGATGCAATTTTTTATGCTGGAACAGGTAGCTTGTTGTGTAGGTCAGAGGATAGAGTAGTCATATTTGATCTCCAGCAAAGGCTTGTCCTTGGTGACCTTCAAACCCCTTTTGTGAAATATGTTGTTTGGTCTAATGACATGGAAAGTGTTGCTTTGCTCAGCAAGCATTCCATTATCATTACTAACAAGAAGCTTGTGCATAAGTGCACTCTTCATGAGACAATACGTGTTAAAAGTGGAGCCTGGGATGAGAATGGTGTTTTTATTTACACCACCTTAAACCATATAAAATATTGCCTTCCCAATGGAGATAGTGGAATAATCCGTACGCTTGAGGTTCCTATATACATAACTAAGGTTTCAGGCAATACTATATTTTGCCTGGATCGTGATGGGAAGAATAAGAGTGTCGTTATTGATGCTACAGAATACATTTTCAAGCTCTCTCTGCTCCGGAAGCGATATGATCATGTTATGAATATGATAAGAAACTCCCAGCTCTGTGGTGAGGCCATGATTGCTTATCTGCAACAGAAGGGGTTCCCTGAAGTGGCTCTCCATTTTGTCAAAGATGAGAAAACACGCTTTAATTTGGCTTTAGAGAGTGGGAACATTCAAATTGCTGTCGCATCAGCTAAGGAGATTGATGACAAAGATCATTGGTATAGGTTGGGTGTGGAGGCCCTTCGCCAAGGCAATGCTGCTATTGTGGAATATGCCTACCAGAGGACTAAGAACTTTGAGAGATTGTCTTTTCTTTATCTCGTAAATGGTAACCTGGAAAAGCTATCCAAGATGCTGAAAATTGCAGAAGTTAAGAATGATGTTATGGGTCAGTTTCACAATGCTTTGTACCTTGGTGATATACAGGAACGAGTTAAGATCTTGGAGAATGCTGGTCACTTACCTCTTGCTTATATTACAGCATCTGTCCATGGTCTACAGGATGTTGCAGAAAGGTTAGCAGCTGAGTTGGGAGATGATGTCCCTCCTTTGCCAGTGGATAAAAATCCTTCCCTATTGATACCTCCAACCCCTGTTATGTGTGGTGGTGATTGGCCCCTTCTGAGAGTCATGAAAGGCATATTTGATGGTGGATTTGATGGTGGCAGGGGTGCTGTGGATGAAGAGGAGGAGGGTGCAGAAGGTGACTGGGGTGAAGATCTTGATGTGGTTGATGGCTTGCGGATTGGGGACGTTAGTGCCATTTTGGAGGATGGGGAAGTGGCCGAAGAAAATGAAGAGGGTGGATGGGACCTTGAAGATTTAGAACTCCCCGCTGAGGTAGAAACCCCTAAGGTTTCCGGCAATGCTCGTTCTTCTATTTTTGTGGCACCAACTCCTGGTATGCCTGTAAGTCAGATTTGGATTCAGAGGTCATCTCTTGCTGCTGAACATGTAGCAGCTGGCAATTTTGACGCAGCAATGCGTTTGCTGAGCAGGCAACTCGGCATAAGGAACTTTGCTCCTTTGAAATCCATGTTTCTTGATCTTTACACTGGCAGTCATAGCTATCTTCATGCATTAACATCTGCTCCAGTGGTGCCCCTGGCAGTTGAGAGGGGATGGAGTGAGTCTGCTGCTCCTAATGTTAGGTGTCCACCATCCCTTGTATTCAATTTTTCTCAGTTGAATGATAAGCTGAAGGCTGGGTACAAGGCCACAACAGCTGGAAAATTCACTGATGCTCTTCGGCTCTTCCTCAGCATTCTTCATACGGTTCCATTGATTGTTGTGGAGTCAGGGAGGGAAGTTGATGAAGTCAAGGAGTTAATTATTATTGCCAAGGAGTATGTACTTGGTCTGCAGATGGAGCTGAAGCGAAGAGAGATGAAAGACAATCCAGTACGCCAGCAGGAGCTTGCTGCCTACTTCACCCACTGCAACCTTCAACTGCCTCACCTCAGACTTGCTCTGCTGAATGCAATGACCATCTGCTATAAGGCTAAGAACCTTGCTACAGCAGGTAACTTTGCCCGGCGACTACTAGAAACAAACCCCACAAATGAGAATCAAGCAAAGACAGCAAGACAAGTGCTCCAAGCTGCAGAGAGGAAGATGACAGATGCCTCTCAGCTGAACTATGACTTCAGAAACCCATTCGTGACTTGTGGGGCAACTTATGTGCCAATTTACCGAGGACAGATGGATGTATCCTGCCCATATTGCACTGCTCGCTTCGTCCCTAGCCGGGATGGGCAATTGTGTGCTGTATGTGATATCGCTGTTGTCGGGGCAGATGCATCAGGACTGCTCTGTTCTCCTTCACAAATTCGCAATCAAATTCGATGA
- the LOC107945015 gene encoding coatomer subunit alpha-1 isoform X2, with translation MEPIALLAEQGALNFLKSANIGDDYKIKVWNYKLHRCLFTLLGHLDYIRTVQFHHEHPWIVSASDDQTIRIWNWQSRTCISVLTGHNHYVMCASFHPKEDLVVSASLDQTVRVWDIGSLKKKTASPADDILRLSHMNTDLFGGVDAVVKYVLEGHDRGVNWAAFHPTLPLIVSGADDRQVKLWRMNDTKAWEVDTLRGHVNNVSCVMFHAKQDIIVSNSEDKSIRVWDVTKRTGLQTFRREHDRFWILAVHPEMNILAAGHDSGMIVFKLERERPAFAVSGDSLFYAKDRFIRNFDFPTQREAQVIPIRRPGSTSLNQSPRTLSYSPTENAVLICSDVDGGSYELYVIPKDSFGRGDGSLEARKGVGSSAIFVARNRFAVLDKGNNQVLVKNLKNEVVKKSGLPVPTDAIFYAGTGSLLCRSEDRVVIFDLQQRLVLGDLQTPFVKYVVWSNDMESVALLSKHSIIITNKKLVHKCTLHETIRVKSGAWDENGVFIYTTLNHIKYCLPNGDSGIIRTLEVPIYITKVSGNTIFCLDRDGKNKSVVIDATEYIFKLSLLRKRYDHVMNMIRNSQLCGEAMIAYLQQKGFPEVALHFVKDEKTRFNLALESGNIQIAVASAKEIDDKDHWYRLGVEALRQGNAAIVEYAYQRTKNFERLSFLYLVNGNLEKLSKMLKIAEVKNDVMGQFHNALYLGDIQERVKILENAGHLPLAYITASVHGLQDVAERLAAELGDDVPPLPVDKNPSLLIPPTPVMCGGDWPLLRVMKGIFDGGFDGGRGAVDEEEEGAEGDWGEDLDVVDGLRIGDVSAILEDGEVAEENEEGGWDLEDLELPAEVETPKVSGNARSSIFVAPTPGMPVSQIWIQRSSLAAEHVAAGNFDAAMRLLSRQLGIRNFAPLKSMFLDLYTGSHSYLHALTSAPVVPLAVERGWSESAAPNVRCPPSLVFNFSQLNDKLKAGYKATTAGKFTDALRLFLSILHTVPLIVVESGREVDEVKELIIIAKEYVLGLQMELKRREMKDNPVRQQELAAYFTHCNLQLPHLRLALLNAMTICYKAKNLATAGNFARRLLETNPTNENQAKTARQVLQAAERKMTDASQLNYDFRNPFVTCGATYVPIYRGQMDVSCPYCTARFVPSRDGQLCAVCDIAVVGADASGLLCSPSQIRNQIR, from the exons ATGGAACCGATAGCTCTGCTTGCTGAACAGGGTGCACTAAATTTTCTGAAGTCTGCCAACATAG GGGATGACTACAAGATAAAGGTCTGGAATTACAAGTTACATAGATGTCTCTTCACCCTTCTTGGACATCTGGATTACATTCGTACTGTGCAATTTCATCATGAGCATCCATGGATTGTGAGTGCTAGTGATGATCAGACTATTCGCATATGGAACTGGCAGTCACGAACTTGTATCTCTGTGTTGACTGGTCATAATCATTATGTTATGTGTGCCTCATTCCATCCTAAAGAAGACCTGGTTGTGTCAGCCTCCCTTGATCAGACTGTTCGAGTTTGGGATATTGGTTCCTTGAAAAAGAAGACGGCTTCTCCAGCAGATGATATCTTAAGGTTGAGTCATATGAACACAGATCTTTTTGGTGGTGTTGATGCAGTTGTTAAGTATGTGTTGGAAGGTCATGACCGAGGTGTGAATTGGGCTGCATTTCATCCCACCTTACCTTTAATAGTCTCTGGAGCAGATGATCGCCAAGTTAAGTTGTGGCGTATGAATG ATACAAAGGCTTGGGAGGTGGATACCTTGAGAGGGCACGTGAATAACGTGTCATGTGTTATGTTCCATGCCAAGCAAGACATCATTGTATCTAACTCTGAGGATAAAAGCATTCGTGTATGGGATGTAACAAAGCGAACTGGACTTCAAACTTTCCGTCGAGAACATGACAGATTCTGGATTCTTGCTGTTCATCCTGAGATGAATATTTTGGCAGCTGGACATGACAGTGGCATGATTGTATTTAAGCTAGAGAGAGAGCGTCCTGCGTTTGCAGTGAGTGGGGATTCTCTGTTTTATGCCAAGGATAGGTTTATAAGGAATTTTGACTTTCCAACTCAAAGAGAGGCACAGGTAATTCCAATTCGACGTCCTGGTTCCACAAGTCTGAATCAAAGTCCAAGAACTCTGTCTTATAGTCCTACAGAAAATGCTGTCCTTATCTGCTCAGATGTGGATGGAGGATCGTATGAGTTGTATGTGATACCAAAAGACAGCTTTGGTAGGGGTGACGGTTCGCTGGAGGCAAGGAAAGGTGTTGGCAGTTCTGCTATATTTGTGGCACGGAACCGGTTTGCTGTGCTTGACAAAGGCAACAACCAAGTTCTAGTCAAGAATCTTAAAAATGAAGTGGTGAAAAAGAGTGGCCTCCCGGTACCTACGGATGCAATTTTTTATGCTGGAACAGGTAGCTTGTTGTGTAGGTCAGAGGATAGAGTAGTCATATTTGATCTCCAGCAAAGGCTTGTCCTTGGTGACCTTCAAACCCCTTTTGTGAAATATGTTGTTTGGTCTAATGACATGGAAAGTGTTGCTTTGCTCAGCAAGCATTCCATTATCATTACTAACAAGAAGCTTGTGCATAAGTGCACTCTTCATGAGACAATACGTGTTAAAAGTGGAGCCTGGGATGAGAATGGTGTTTTTATTTACACCACCTTAAACCATATAAAATATTGCCTTCCCAATGGAGATAGTGGAATAATCCGTACGCTTGAGGTTCCTATATACATAACTAAGGTTTCAGGCAATACTATATTTTGCCTGGATCGTGATGGGAAGAATAAGAGTGTCGTTATTGATGCTACAGAATACATTTTCAAGCTCTCTCTGCTCCGGAAGCGATATGATCATGTTATGAATATGATAAGAAACTCCCAGCTCTGTGGTGAGGCCATGATTGCTTATCTGCAACAGAAGGGGTTCCCTGAAGTGGCTCTCCATTTTGTCAAAGATGAGAAAACACGCTTTAATTTGGCTTTAGAGAGTGGGAACATTCAAATTGCTGTCGCATCAGCTAAGGAGATTGATGACAAAGATCATTGGTATAGGTTGGGTGTGGAGGCCCTTCGCCAAGGCAATGCTGCTATTGTGGAATATGCCTACCAGAGGACTAAGAACTTTGAGAGATTGTCTTTTCTTTATCTCGTAAATGGTAACCTGGAAAAGCTATCCAAGATGCTGAAAATTGCAGAAGTTAAGAATGATGTTATGGGTCAGTTTCACAATGCTTTGTACCTTGGTGATATACAGGAACGAGTTAAGATCTTGGAGAATGCTGGTCACTTACCTCTTGCTTATATTACAGCATCTGTCCATGGTCTACAGGATGTTGCAGAAAGGTTAGCAGCTGAGTTGGGAGATGATGTCCCTCCTTTGCCAGTGGATAAAAATCCTTCCCTATTGATACCTCCAACCCCTGTTATGTGTGGTGGTGATTGGCCCCTTCTGAGAGTCATGAAAGGCATATTTGATGGTGGATTTGATGGTGGCAGGGGTGCTGTGGATGAAGAGGAGGAGGGTGCAGAAGGTGACTGGGGTGAAGATCTTGATGTGGTTGATGGCTTGCGGATTGGGGACGTTAGTGCCATTTTGGAGGATGGGGAAGTGGCCGAAGAAAATGAAGAGGGTGGATGGGACCTTGAAGATTTAGAACTCCCCGCTGAGGTAGAAACCCCTAAGGTTTCCGGCAATGCTCGTTCTTCTATTTTTGTGGCACCAACTCCTGGTATGCCTGTAAGTCAGATTTGGATTCAGAGGTCATCTCTTGCTGCTGAACATGTAGCAGCTGGCAATTTTGACGCAGCAATGCGTTTGCTGAGCAGGCAACTCGGCATAAGGAACTTTGCTCCTTTGAAATCCATGTTTCTTGATCTTTACACTGGCAGTCATAGCTATCTTCATGCATTAACATCTGCTCCAGTGGTGCCCCTGGCAGTTGAGAGGGGATGGAGTGAGTCTGCTGCTCCTAATGTTAGGTGTCCACCATCCCTTGTATTCAATTTTTCTCAGTTGAATGATAAGCTGAAGGCTGGGTACAAGGCCACAACAGCTGGAAAATTCACTGATGCTCTTCGGCTCTTCCTCAGCATTCTTCATACGGTTCCATTGATTGTTGTGGAGTCAGGGAGGGAAGTTGATGAAGTCAAGGAGTTAATTATTATTGCCAAGGAGTATGTACTTGGTCTGCAGATGGAGCTGAAGCGAAGAGAGATGAAAGACAATCCAGTACGCCAGCAGGAGCTTGCTGCCTACTTCACCCACTGCAACCTTCAACTGCCTCACCTCAGACTTGCTCTGCTGAATGCAATGACCATCTGCTATAAGGCTAAGAACCTTGCTACAGCAGGTAACTTTGCCCGGCGACTACTAGAAACAAACCCCACAAATGAGAATCAAGCAAAGACAGCAAGACAAGTGCTCCAAGCTGCAGAGAGGAAGATGACAGATGCCTCTCAGCTGAACTATGACTTCAGAAACCCATTCGTGACTTGTGGGGCAACTTATGTGCCAATTTACCGAGGACAGATGGATGTATCCTGCCCATATTGCACTGCTCGCTTCGTCCCTAGCCGGGATGGGCAATTGTGTGCTGTATGTGATATCGCTGTTGTCGGGGCAGATGCATCAGGACTGCTCTGTTCTCCTTCACAAATTCGCAATCAAATTCGATGA
- the LOC121224486 gene encoding uncharacterized protein translates to MENDPEMILLGKEDHLSYWEFVNSSDYDDDSGDVISVSDDASLSSSPKDTLTPHLIQGYACDGDGEQEVDDGDDGLDDELVPRAFSGKLGRQRMRKLGKRVFAKMHTSNMSPFLYMKPGCVYGKHGLGFKHSF, encoded by the coding sequence ATGGAGAATGACCCAGAAATGATTCTCTTGGGAAAAGAAGACCATCTTTCTTATTGGGAATTCGTCAACTCCTCTGATTATGATGATGATTCTGGTGATGTTATCTCTGTCTCTGATGATGCTTCCCTTTCTTCCTCTCCAAAGGACACCCTCACCCCTCACCTGATTCAAGGCTATGCCTGTGATGGGGATGGTGAGCAGGAAGTGGATGATGGTGATGATGGTTTGGATGATGAGTTGGTGCCACGAGCATTCAGTGGGAAACTGGGAAGGCAAAGGATGAGGAAATTAGGGAAGAGGGTATTTGCCAAGATGCACACTTCCAATATGTCACCCTTTTTGTATATGAAACCCGGGTGTGTTTATGGGAAGCATGGCCTTGGATTCAAGCATAGTTTCTAG